The Brenneria rubrifaciens genome has a window encoding:
- the pqiB gene encoding intermembrane transport protein PqiB, with translation MTKDKYAVADVETIKRWSPVWIVPIVTVLIGAWILFYHFSNQGPQITLVAQNAEGIEAGKTTIKSRSVDVGIVESVMLRDNLNQVEIKARLHEGMGKLIKDDSAFWVVKPQVGRAGISGLGTLLSGAYIELQPGAKGNEKTEFSLLDTPPLASPDAKGIRIILDSDQSGQLNVGDPVLFRGYRVGSVETSNFNPQARKMRYQLFISAPYDSLVTANVRFWKDSGIAFDMSAQGMRVEMGSLATLFSGGVSFDVPSGWDLGASAKPMAEYKLFDDRSSIQDSLYTEYKEYLMFFNESVRGLQAGAPVEFRGIRLGTVTQVPFFTKGLQKEIDDDYRIPVLIRIESARFAKNLDGELNFDKHLARSQKMGLRASLKTANIITGALYVDLDFYPQEKNNKPLITIKGYPVLPTVGGGLSQIQQKLVSVLDKVNGLPLNPMVTEATKTLAESQATLREMQKTLASLNKITSSQSMQNLPQDMQQTLLELNRSMKGFQPGSPAYSKMVADMQRLDQVLRELQPVLRTLNEKSNALVFEASGSEDPQPKKAKQ, from the coding sequence TTGACGAAAGATAAATACGCCGTTGCGGATGTAGAAACGATCAAACGCTGGTCGCCCGTCTGGATTGTCCCTATCGTTACCGTGCTGATCGGGGCGTGGATACTGTTCTATCATTTCAGTAATCAGGGGCCGCAGATTACCCTGGTGGCCCAAAATGCCGAGGGCATTGAGGCAGGAAAAACCACGATTAAGAGTCGAAGCGTTGATGTCGGTATCGTGGAGAGCGTAATGCTGAGAGACAATCTGAATCAGGTGGAAATCAAGGCTCGTCTGCATGAAGGCATGGGGAAGCTGATAAAGGACGATTCCGCGTTCTGGGTGGTTAAACCCCAGGTCGGGCGCGCGGGGATCTCCGGTCTTGGCACGCTGCTGTCGGGCGCTTATATAGAGCTTCAGCCGGGAGCAAAAGGTAATGAAAAAACCGAATTCTCTCTGCTTGATACTCCGCCTTTGGCCTCTCCTGACGCCAAAGGGATTCGAATCATTCTGGACAGCGACCAGTCCGGTCAGTTGAATGTCGGCGATCCAGTGTTATTTCGCGGTTATCGTGTCGGCTCGGTGGAAACCAGCAACTTCAATCCTCAGGCGCGCAAAATGCGCTATCAGTTGTTTATTTCCGCCCCGTACGACAGCCTGGTGACCGCCAATGTGCGTTTCTGGAAAGACAGCGGCATCGCTTTTGATATGTCGGCGCAAGGTATGCGCGTCGAAATGGGGTCGCTGGCGACATTGTTCAGCGGCGGCGTCAGCTTTGATGTGCCGTCTGGCTGGGATTTGGGTGCTTCCGCCAAGCCGATGGCCGAATATAAGCTCTTTGACGATCGGAGCAGCATCCAGGATTCGTTGTATACCGAATACAAAGAATATCTGATGTTCTTTAACGAGTCGGTCCGTGGCTTGCAGGCGGGCGCGCCGGTTGAATTTCGCGGCATCCGTTTAGGGACGGTGACGCAAGTGCCGTTTTTCACCAAAGGATTGCAAAAGGAAATTGACGACGATTACCGTATCCCCGTCTTGATACGTATCGAGTCCGCGCGGTTTGCCAAGAATTTGGACGGAGAATTGAATTTTGACAAACATTTGGCCAGATCGCAGAAGATGGGACTGCGGGCGTCATTGAAAACCGCCAATATCATCACCGGCGCGCTGTATGTCGATCTGGATTTCTATCCGCAGGAAAAAAATAACAAGCCGTTGATTACCATCAAAGGCTATCCGGTGTTGCCGACTGTCGGCGGCGGGCTGTCGCAAATTCAGCAAAAACTGGTGTCGGTACTGGATAAAGTCAATGGGTTGCCGCTGAACCCAATGGTCACCGAAGCAACCAAAACGCTGGCGGAGAGTCAGGCGACGTTGCGTGAAATGCAGAAAACCCTGGCGTCGTTGAATAAGATAACGTCCAGCCAGTCGATGCAGAATTTGCCGCAGGATATGCAGCAAACCTTGCTCGAGCTGAACCGCAGTATGAAGGGGTTCCAGCCGGGTTCGCCCGCTTACAGTAAAATGGTGGCGGATATGCAACGCCTGGATCAGGTGCTGCGCGAATTGCAACCGGTGCTGCGTACCTTGAATGAAAAGAGCAATGCTTTGGTGTTTGAGGCATCGGGCAGTGAGGACCCCCAACCGAAGAAGGCAAAACAATGA
- the pqiA gene encoding membrane integrity-associated transporter subunit PqiA translates to MLCPQCDLLVKLPILSHGQKAVCPRCKTALTSYQAEPRKQPVGYAFSALFMLLLANLFPFVYMRVAGITSEITLNQIPQVMLAEDYASVATLFMLFVQLIPAFCMATVILLCLHAPLPLALKKIMGKILFQLKSWGMAEIFLAGVLVSFVKLMSYGDIGIGASFIPFVLFCVLQLLAFQKLDRRWLWNDIVPPPALSAELQPGVGGLSQGLRSCTCCTAILPAEQSVCPRCHRHGHARRKNSLQWTMSLLITSIILYIPSNLMPIMVTESLGNRMGSTIMSGVILLWGSGSYPVAMVIFVASIMVPSLKMLALGWLCWSANGKGKQDRERLHVVYEIVEFVGRWSMIDVFVIAVLSALVRMGRLMSIYPAIGAVLFASVVILTMFAAMTFDPRLLWDRRDNVFHKEASVDER, encoded by the coding sequence ATGCTGTGCCCACAGTGTGACCTATTGGTCAAGTTGCCGATATTGTCACATGGACAAAAGGCAGTCTGCCCGCGCTGTAAAACGGCATTGACCAGCTATCAGGCTGAGCCTCGTAAACAACCGGTTGGTTATGCGTTCAGCGCATTATTTATGTTGCTGCTGGCAAATCTTTTTCCCTTTGTGTATATGCGAGTGGCGGGCATTACCAGCGAAATTACGCTGAACCAAATCCCTCAAGTGATGTTGGCGGAAGATTATGCCAGCGTTGCAACGCTCTTTATGCTGTTTGTTCAGCTTATTCCTGCTTTTTGTATGGCCACGGTGATTCTGCTTTGTTTGCATGCTCCGTTACCTTTGGCGTTGAAAAAAATAATGGGGAAGATCCTGTTTCAGCTAAAAAGCTGGGGTATGGCGGAGATTTTTCTGGCTGGCGTACTGGTCAGTTTCGTCAAATTGATGTCCTACGGCGATATCGGTATCGGAGCCAGTTTTATTCCTTTTGTTCTATTTTGTGTCCTGCAACTGTTGGCGTTTCAAAAGCTGGATCGTCGCTGGTTGTGGAATGATATTGTGCCGCCGCCCGCGCTCTCGGCTGAACTTCAGCCGGGCGTCGGCGGGCTGTCGCAAGGGCTGCGCTCTTGCACATGCTGTACGGCGATACTCCCTGCGGAGCAGAGCGTCTGCCCGCGTTGTCACCGTCACGGGCATGCACGCAGGAAGAACAGTTTACAGTGGACGATGTCGCTGCTGATCACCTCGATAATACTGTATATCCCCTCTAATCTTATGCCCATCATGGTGACGGAATCCTTAGGGAACCGAATGGGGTCGACCATTATGTCCGGGGTCATCCTGTTGTGGGGATCGGGTTCCTATCCGGTGGCAATGGTGATTTTCGTCGCCAGTATCATGGTGCCTTCATTGAAAATGCTGGCGTTGGGTTGGCTGTGCTGGAGCGCCAATGGAAAGGGTAAACAGGATCGTGAACGCTTGCATGTTGTGTATGAAATAGTGGAGTTCGTAGGGCGCTGGTCGATGATCGATGTGTTTGTTATTGCCGTGCTGTCGGCACTGGTTCGAATGGGAAGGCTGATGAGCATTTATCCGGCAATTGGCGCCGTGCTGTTTGCTTCTGTCGTGATTCTGACTATGTTTGCCGCTATGACATTTGATCCCCGGTTACTGTGGGATCGCCGTGATAATGTTTTTCATAAGGAGGCCTCCGTTGACGAAAGATAA